The region ttttttttcctttgtttgaaaataaagaaatgaatatttggatatgatTATTAGACTTTATTATTTTCATTGATTGAGTTGGAAAATGTTGTTTCTTTGTGTGAGTTGACCAAACCATTAGAGTGGTGTGAGTGTGTGTACTCGACCAAGCAAGAGGAAGAGAAAGACTTCTCTTTCCTTATTTAGACTCTTCTCATTCATGTTATGGAGATATTGGGTAATTAATCACTACGTGATTTTGAGGTGATTTTCATGGTTGTCTTCTTGATATTTTGAGTAAGTGGAGGTTGAGAAATTAAGGTGGTGAGTTGGTTATTGGTGGCCGAGTATGGAAGAGGGAGAGAGGAGAGTAGGGTTCGACCAACTAAAGGGGAAAGTTTCATTTTTGTGAGTCAATGGCTTGATTCTTGGGGAGATGGAATTAATGGAAGGATTGAGGCCTTACTTTTGGGCAATTGCCTCAAGGGTTTAACTAGGTTAAGAAGGGAAACAAGTGAGCTTTTGGCTCATTTGTGTGGTGCCTGCAgagacctagagagagagagagagagagagagaagatgaAGGGAATTTCGAACCCTAGGGTAATGTAATGTAGtgctctttttctttctttttcatatATTCTATTCATCTTGAGTTCTAAGCGAGAGAATGTTTTCTTTGGATTTTTCATTGAACCTAGGTCTTGAGGTACAAAAGGGTTGATCAAATCTTGTGTATCTTTGATCACTACAAATGAGGTAATGGGATTTCCTAGTTTTTTTCTATTTTGATGTTGAGTAGCCTTCCTTAGAAGATTTCAAGGCTATTGTCTTTTCTTTTACAACAGTAGGTTTATCTTTCTGAGGCATTTGTTGATTGAGTTCAAATGTTTgaagtgaccccatcaattcCTCTACTTTCAAGGTATCCAAAATTTTCACCTCTTCAATGGCAGTGATCTTAGCTTGGAACCTGTCAGGCAAGACTCTAACAATTTTTCTGACTATTTGAGCATTAGTtaatttttcaccaagagaaaaAATTTAATTAGCAATATCATAAAGTTTTCCATAAAATTTAGACAATGTTTCAGAGTCATTCATCCTAAGCTCTTCAAATCTAGTTGTTAGCATAACAAGTCTACATCTTTTTACGTCGGTAGTACCTTCAAATTGGATTCGAAGAATATCCCAAGCTTCTTTAGCCGTTTCACAAGAAGATATTAGTTTAATATGACAttctccaacaccattaaaaatggcATGAAGTGCCTTATTATTGTAACTTGACAATTTATCATCTTTAGTTGTCCAAGTTAATTCAGATTTTAATGTGGTCACACCAGTTTTCTCATCAGTGTCAATCGGTGCTCTCCATCCTGATAGGGTCGACCTCCAAGCCTTCTCATCAATTGTTTTGATAAAGGCTCTCATTCTGATCTTCTAGTAAGGATAATTTGCATCATTCAACAATGGGTCATGTGATATCAATCCTCCTTCTACAAAGAAATACATTGtagaaaatacacaaaaatgtataaacacaagatctcattaagagtttaGTAACAtgactctgataccaattgaaattctgtttttcttaattaattaccaAGTAAATATCAGCTTATTTTAATTGCGAAATGTAATAAGCAAATGAGATGAACACACAATCTGATTAATCAAAATTGAATGGTGATGTATGAGACTTGAACAGGTTAATCACAAGAATATAAAAATCAACACATGAGTTTTTACTTGGTTCGGTTACCCTAGTCCATGGAGTCACGCTGAGAGAAAAGCAAATACAAAAGCAACGACTTATACAAAATTAGACTCCCTCTATATTGTTGTCGCACTCTTTTGTATTCCAATACCAATCTTGTTTATGCAATAATTAGTTTTCACTCAAACTCCTTTCGATGATGATTGATTGCTTTATTTCTTATGAAGAAAGACTTGTTTGGCTCTTCTCCCGAAGACCTTGATGCTTTCTTCCTCCTGAAGAAAGACTTCAATCAGCTCTTCTCCTAAAGACTATATAAGAATCACAATGGAAATAATACCTTGAATCCAAAAGACTAAAGGGTATCAACAAACATTGCAACATGCACTCAAATACATGACTAAGTATTTCCATTATTAATCTCACAAAATACAAACTGCACTCTTCAATAAGAATTACACACAATAGCCAGTGAAAAGAATAATTTTTCTTGGCTGCAAAAGCTTCTATTTGAAGCAAGCAGAAGTCCACATTGTGCAATTTACAAAATTAGAGAAGAGAATATCCCTGAATAGAAAGTCTGTCAGATCTATTAGATTCCCAAATTGTCTAACTAGttagacaatcagataacttaGCATGTACCTGGACAAACTTAAGAAAAGAAGACAACCCACCAACCTTTGTTTCGAAAATCACAAAGGATTTTATCATAATTAATATGAGAAACAATCAGAATAATATACATAACTAATTCATATAAGGTGGTATGAAAAGACATTTGTGAAATCACACAATTTAAGGAAATAATCAAAGATGTTTTTattgggcccaaaatgttcggcccgaaaacacttgcctcatttatcaaatattcaaaacggAGCGTTTTGACAAAGAGAGGTTCCAAAGGCAGAAGCTGTGCGTCAGAGGCAATCCGCGCCTCTGACCCCTGAGTGAGACATTTTAAAATTCGGTATTTCtggagggaaattcagttattctCTTTCCCCCTTTCCAGGGTTCGcttgaaccaactaactgctTTGTATTTTTCATCCTACAACTAATGAGATTTTGAGAGGAAAAAAGGATCGAActttgaactgacttaagcatcggagtgtctttcttgcaggtgatcCCAACGAGTCAAAGGCAGATTTCATCACCGGAGTAGAAGCAAGTTTTCATTCATCGTTGGGTTTTTACTtccagatatagaaagacaaattgttgccccaacaattggcgtcgtctgtgggaacGATAAACATATCGGCCTTAGCCACGTCGTCGCACCAAGAAATCAAGATCCACTACGAACCTTGAAATCATGCCACCAAAAGGCAACGGAGTTTCGAGTCCAGTCGCACAAAGCGTCCCTCCGACGGACATGAGCGACCAGATCGAAATAATGTGTCGTCTATTGGAGGCGAGCCAGCAGCGGTCCGACGAAGCAATAAAGACATTAACCGAAGCCCAAGCTAGGCTCGAAGCCGAGATTGCTGAGCTGCGCAGGTCCGCTGACACGACTCGCAACACCCAAGCCCACGAGAATCTTGATTCTAACAAATCTGACGTTCTAGTCGACCGTGTAATTCCCCACATCAAAACATAAACCCAGGTAACGGGCGATCCCAAGGCATCCCGCCATCCTCCGGGACCGAAGAGCGACAAGCCCCAACCTCTGACACGCATGGGCGGGCAGAAGCAGAACCCACGGGACCTGCCCAGCCAGCAGCCGAAGTCCGGCCTCAACGCACCACACTTCAAGTCGCACACGATTCTCCCTCTGAAGGTCGCGTTCCCTCGATCCGTTTCTTGGATAGCTAGAAAGAAGACATGATGAGGGAAATGTTGCAGAAGTTCTCAAATGGGCGATCCGCCTACGCCACTAAACATTTGGATCTAGTATCAAGAACCACTGAGAAATCACCTTTCTCGGAATGGATTCAGAATGAACCAAAGCCTCGGGACTTCGTCATCCCTTCCCTGCCTGCGTTCAATGGAAAGGGAGACCCTCTAAACCACCTATTTCAATTTCAACAGAAGATGGCATTAGAAGCTAATAACGAAGCCATACAATGCAAAGTCTTTTCCACGACTTTCTCCGGGCCAGCTCTGTTATGGTTCCGACAATTAAAGCCCGGGTCACTCAACAGTTTTAGTGATCTCCGACGATCCTTCTTACAGCAGTACAGCGCGAACCGAGAGGCGCCTAGAACAATGGCCAATCTCTATCAGACTGAACAGGGGGAGAATGAACATCCGAAAGCATACTTACAGCGTTTCATTGACCTCGTGCATCAAATCCACGACGTCGACCCACTCACCGCAGCAAATCACTTCGTCAAAAGCCTGCAGGTGGGATCACTCTTGCATGAGAATCTCACCATGACACCACCATACGACATGGCAGACGTGCAGACCCGAGCCGAGGGCGTCTTCAGGGTATTAGAATTTCGAGAGCGCGCACAGAAGAAGACTGCACTCATCTCTGCTTCGCCAACAAATAATCCTCCCCCACCTGCCAGGGATGACAAGAGGAAACGGAACCAAACAGATCATACGAAGGAAGGAAAAAGGCCAAGACAAGATCGACAGCCATCACGATACCCATCCTTCGAATACACCGTCCCACAAGAAgtcatttatgaagaaaataaagacaGACCTATTTGGCGAGAGCCCTACAAAATAACCACTCCATCTGGAAGAAGGGATAAAAGCAGATACTATCTCTTCCACAAAGATCACGGTCATACGATCGCTGAATGCCACAATTTGAACAATCAGATCCAGGCCCTCATGAGGAGCGGGAGGCTTACCCAATACATCAAAGAAACAAGCAGACCAGGCGCCTCGCAGCAGAACCCAACTTCTGTCCCCGCTCCGCAGGCGTCAGACCCCGTGCACACAGCCTCTGACAGCACCCCGGAGCCTCTTAAGCAAGTCCCTATGATCCACGGGATCGTAGAACCCACTGATAATCAAGAGCATGCCACTAAAATCCATAAAAGGATGGAAGAACGAGTGAAGCGATACAAATCATTAGGCCACGTGGTCAATCTCGTCACTTCAGAAGACAGAAGCTACCCAGCCTCTGCTATCACCTTCACCGAAGATGACCTGAAGGGCGTCCACCTACCCCAtgatgatccactcgtcatttcCCTACAAGTTGACCATTGCCAGCTAGGCAGAGTTCTGATCGACGGGGGCAGTGGGGTCGACatcctcttctgggaagccttccagaagatGGGGCTGGAGGAGAATCAGATCCGATCCTCCACCATGCCCATTTTAGGATTCAATAGCCAAAGAGTCTATCCAAAGGGCATCGTTCGGCTAACTGTGGTAGCTGCAGAACGTGCCCTGCCAGTAAACTTTCTCATTATAGACTCCACCACAagctacaacgccatcatgggGAGAAATTGGATCCACCGGATGCAGGGGGTAGTCTCAACTCTACATCAGGTGATGCGGTGTCAATCACTCAACGGGCGATACACCGTCGACATCAAAGGCTGCCAGAAGCAGGCCAAAAAGTGCTTCCTTACCTTAAAGGAAATAAATAGCTCTGGCTCTGCTTCCCATGACAACTCTCCTGAAAAATAGCAATTACAGCAGGACCTACCAGCGTGCCTAAAAGGAATCAATCTAGAAGAAGACCAAGAAAAACCCCAAGTTACACTAGATACCTTAGTACAAGTGGGTCTTGACGACGCTGATCCCTCTAAAACGGTCCTGATAAGTACCAAGCTCTCTGGAGATGAGAGGCAGACCCTCATACGATTTCTCAAGGCCAGAATGAGAAATTTTGCCTGGACTCCACATGACATGCCCGGAATAGACCCTTCTGTCATGAGTCACAGCTTGAATATCTCCAACAACTTCCCACCCGTCAAGCAGAAGCAGAGGAGGTTCGCTCCAGAGGTGAATCAAGTCATACAAGAGGAGGTCCAATGGCTCCTGAGCACAGGGGCAATCGAAGAATGCTTATACCCCAGTTGGCTTGCCAACCCCGTCGTGGTGCCAAAGAAGAATGGGAAAAaagagagtgtgcatagactacacaAATTTAAACAAAGTGTGTCCCAAGGATAGCTACCCTCTACCAAAGATCGATCAGATGATGGACGCCA is a window of Humulus lupulus chromosome 4, drHumLupu1.1, whole genome shotgun sequence DNA encoding:
- the LOC133832968 gene encoding uncharacterized protein LOC133832968, which codes for MMREMLQKFSNGRSAYATKHLDLVSRTTEKSPFSEWIQNEPKPRDFVIPSLPAFNGKGDPLNHLFQFQQKMALEANNEAIQCKVFSTTFSGPALLWFRQLKPGSLNSFSDLRRSFLQQYSANREAPRTMANLYQTEQGENEHPKAYLQRFIDLVHQIHDVDPLTAANHFVKSLQVGSLLHENLTMTPPYDMADVQTRAEGVFRVLEFRERAQKKTALISASPTNNPPPPARDDKRKRNQTDHTKEGKRPRQDRQPSRYPSFEYTVPQEVIYEENKDRPIWREPYKITTPSGRRDKSRYYLFHKDHGHTIAECHNLNNQIQALMRSGRLTQYIKETSRPGASQQNPTSVPAPQASDPVHTASDSTPEPLKQVPMIHGIVEPTDNQEHATKIHKRMEERVKRYKSLGHVVNLVTSEDRSYPASAITFTEDDLKGVHLPHDDPLVISLQVDHCQLGRVLIDGGSGVDILFWEAFQKMGLEENQIRSSTMPILGFNSQRVYPKGIVRLTVVAAERALPVNFLIIDSTTSYNAIMGRNWIHRMQGVVSTLHQVMRCQSLNGRYTVDIKGCQKQAKKCFLTLKEINSSGSASHDNSPEK